The following are encoded together in the Daucus carota subsp. sativus chromosome 5, DH1 v3.0, whole genome shotgun sequence genome:
- the LOC108201953 gene encoding ankyrin repeat domain-containing protein 2B-like — MPTNPFNFSVVAGLLNDPSVKELAEQIAQDPSFNQIAEQLKKSFEGARAGDGIPQVDPQQYFSSVQQVMQNPQLMTMAERLGSALMQDPSMSQILESLNNPAQQDQLQERM, encoded by the exons ATGCCGACAAATCCGTTTAATTTCTCAGTTGTGGCTGGGTTACTCAAT GATCCAAGTGTCAAGGAATTGGCTGAACAAATAGCCCAAGATCCTTCATTCAACCAGATAGCTGAGCAGCTTAAAAAGTCATTTGAGGGTGCTAGAGCTGGTGATGGAATCCCGCAGGTTGATCCCCAGCAGTACTTTTCCAGTGTGCAACAAGTTATGCAGAACCCTCAATTAATGACCATGGCTGAACGACTTGGGAGTGCTTTGATGCAG GATCCATCTATGTCGCAAATACTCGAGAGCCTAAATAATCCAGCACAGCAAGACCAGCTTCAAGAACGAATGTGA
- the LOC108223130 gene encoding nuclear transport factor 2 isoform X1, whose product MANSYPGAVKVGASFASQYYHVLKQKPDLVYQFYDGSSSVIRVDGESVEKASEIMHIHELITSLNFTGIEIKTINSLDSLSGGVLVVVSGSVKAKEFAGRRNFVQTFLLAPQEKGFFVLNDVFHLGEEVVQQPLAPMSQENVVDYQHSAPTYSENRVDYQHSAPLYSENNVDYQHSTPAYPEHIVDYQHHPGQTMHDDRDYQHAAPVYYDNGVDSQLTNHSALLESQDISNYEVEASEHFNSVHIEGGGPVDEYNHYDQQPEEPVVEYEYVKAAPEEDFLSASQYVVNQQQESSPVVAEEPIVEPRKFTYASILQASTGKPAPSITVNAYPKKTPAPVTEWDSPPQSDSQQSNFVSSYLPDSSAEVAEDAFSQEGESKSVYVKNLPPTVTTFDIQQEFENFGRIKPDGVFIKNRKEVGVCFAFVEFEDVESVQNAVKASPLQLVGRQIYIEERRPSSNSSSTMSRGGRRGRGRGSYQNDVRGRFGGRSYGRGNSGRGSY is encoded by the exons ATGGCTAATTCGTACCCGGGGGCTGTTAAG GTGGGTGCTTCTTTTGCTAGTCAGTACTATCATGTTCTTAAACAAAAACCTGATTTGGTTTATCAGTTTTACGATGGGTCAAGTTCTGTTATTCGGGTTGATGGAGAATCAGTTGAGAAGGCTTCCGAAATCATG CATATTCATGAACTTATCACATCACTGAACTTTACGGGAATTGAGATCAAGACCATAAATTCTCTTGATTCTTTGAGCGGAGGTGTATTAGTAGTCGTTTCTGGCTCTGTGAAAGCCAAGGAGTTCGCTGGCCGAAGGAACTTTGTGCAGACTTTTCTCCTTGCTCCTCAAGAGAAAGGTTTCTTTGTATTGAATGATGTCTTTCATCTTGGTGAGGAGGTCGTACAACAGCCTTTGGCACCCATGTCACAGGAGAATGTAGTTGACTACCAGCATTCAGCACCCACATATTCAGAGAACAGAGTGGACTACCAGCATTCAGCACCCTTATATTCGGAGAACAATGTTGATTACCAACACTCAACACCTGCATATCCAGAGCACATAGTTGATTACCAGCATCATCCAGGACAGACAATGCATGATGACAGAGACTATCAGCATGCAGCACCTGTATATTACGACAATGGAGTTGATTCCCAGCTGACTAATCATAGTGCACTTTTGGAGTCACAAG ATATTTCTAACTACGAGGTGGAGGCTAGTGAACATTTTAATTCAGTTCATATTGAAGGAGGCGGCCCCGTAGATGAATACAATCATTATGATCAACAACCAGAGGAGCCAGTCGTGGAATATGAATATGTTAAAGCAGCTCCTGAAGAAGATTTTTTGTCTGCTTCCCAGTATGTGGTGAATCAGCAACAAGAGTCTTCACCGGTTGTTGCTGAGGAACCCATTGTCGAGCCAAGGAAATTTACTTATGCTTCAATA TTACAAGCTTCGACGGGAAAACCTGCTCCATCAATTACTGTAAATGCGTATCCAAAAAAAACGCCAGCTCCTGTTACTGAGTGGGACTCGCCACCGCAATCTGATAGTCAACAATCAAACTTTGTATCGTCTTATTTGCCTGATTCTAGTGCAGAAGTAgctgaagatgcattctctcaAGAAG GGGAATCTAAATCAGTATATGTAAAGAATTTGCCGCCAACTGTCACTACTTTTGATATCCAACAAGAATTTGAGAACTTCGGGAGGATCAAGCCTGATGGTGTTTTTATAAAGAATCGCAAG GAAGTTGGTGTCTGCTTTGCCTTTGTCGAATTTGAAGATGTCGAAAGTGTTCAAAATGCAGTCAAG GCATCTCCATTACAGCTGGTCGGAAGACAAATTTACATCGAGGAGAGGAGACCAAGCAGCAATAGCAGCAGCACCATGTCACGTGGAGGGA GAAGAGGAAGGGGTCGAGGAAGTTATCAAAATGATGTACGTGGGCGTTTTGGTGGACGATCGTACGGTAGAGGCAACAGTGGCCGTGGTTCTTATTGA
- the LOC108223130 gene encoding nuclear transport factor 2 isoform X2 codes for MANSYPGAVKVGASFASQYYHVLKQKPDLVYQFYDGSSSVIRVDGESVEKASEIMHIHELITSLNFTGIEIKTINSLDSLSGGVLVVVSGSVKAKEFAGRRNFVQTFLLAPQEKGFFVLNDVFHLGEEVVQQPLAPMSQENVVDYQHSAPTYSENRVDYQHSAPLYSENNVDYQHSTPAYPEHIVDYQHHPGQTMHDDRDYQHAAPVYYDNGVDSQLTNHSALLESQGGGPVDEYNHYDQQPEEPVVEYEYVKAAPEEDFLSASQYVVNQQQESSPVVAEEPIVEPRKFTYASILQASTGKPAPSITVNAYPKKTPAPVTEWDSPPQSDSQQSNFVSSYLPDSSAEVAEDAFSQEGESKSVYVKNLPPTVTTFDIQQEFENFGRIKPDGVFIKNRKEVGVCFAFVEFEDVESVQNAVKASPLQLVGRQIYIEERRPSSNSSSTMSRGGRRGRGRGSYQNDVRGRFGGRSYGRGNSGRGSY; via the exons ATGGCTAATTCGTACCCGGGGGCTGTTAAG GTGGGTGCTTCTTTTGCTAGTCAGTACTATCATGTTCTTAAACAAAAACCTGATTTGGTTTATCAGTTTTACGATGGGTCAAGTTCTGTTATTCGGGTTGATGGAGAATCAGTTGAGAAGGCTTCCGAAATCATG CATATTCATGAACTTATCACATCACTGAACTTTACGGGAATTGAGATCAAGACCATAAATTCTCTTGATTCTTTGAGCGGAGGTGTATTAGTAGTCGTTTCTGGCTCTGTGAAAGCCAAGGAGTTCGCTGGCCGAAGGAACTTTGTGCAGACTTTTCTCCTTGCTCCTCAAGAGAAAGGTTTCTTTGTATTGAATGATGTCTTTCATCTTGGTGAGGAGGTCGTACAACAGCCTTTGGCACCCATGTCACAGGAGAATGTAGTTGACTACCAGCATTCAGCACCCACATATTCAGAGAACAGAGTGGACTACCAGCATTCAGCACCCTTATATTCGGAGAACAATGTTGATTACCAACACTCAACACCTGCATATCCAGAGCACATAGTTGATTACCAGCATCATCCAGGACAGACAATGCATGATGACAGAGACTATCAGCATGCAGCACCTGTATATTACGACAATGGAGTTGATTCCCAGCTGACTAATCATAGTGCACTTTTGGAGTCACAAG GAGGCGGCCCCGTAGATGAATACAATCATTATGATCAACAACCAGAGGAGCCAGTCGTGGAATATGAATATGTTAAAGCAGCTCCTGAAGAAGATTTTTTGTCTGCTTCCCAGTATGTGGTGAATCAGCAACAAGAGTCTTCACCGGTTGTTGCTGAGGAACCCATTGTCGAGCCAAGGAAATTTACTTATGCTTCAATA TTACAAGCTTCGACGGGAAAACCTGCTCCATCAATTACTGTAAATGCGTATCCAAAAAAAACGCCAGCTCCTGTTACTGAGTGGGACTCGCCACCGCAATCTGATAGTCAACAATCAAACTTTGTATCGTCTTATTTGCCTGATTCTAGTGCAGAAGTAgctgaagatgcattctctcaAGAAG GGGAATCTAAATCAGTATATGTAAAGAATTTGCCGCCAACTGTCACTACTTTTGATATCCAACAAGAATTTGAGAACTTCGGGAGGATCAAGCCTGATGGTGTTTTTATAAAGAATCGCAAG GAAGTTGGTGTCTGCTTTGCCTTTGTCGAATTTGAAGATGTCGAAAGTGTTCAAAATGCAGTCAAG GCATCTCCATTACAGCTGGTCGGAAGACAAATTTACATCGAGGAGAGGAGACCAAGCAGCAATAGCAGCAGCACCATGTCACGTGGAGGGA GAAGAGGAAGGGGTCGAGGAAGTTATCAAAATGATGTACGTGGGCGTTTTGGTGGACGATCGTACGGTAGAGGCAACAGTGGCCGTGGTTCTTATTGA
- the LOC108223131 gene encoding uncharacterized protein LOC108223131 translates to MLLRSSSTPVLGSLISSISDQSPNHHHFQPELANKHQPTTTVPQCLNKFPFNQGGSQSLTFSCNSSPISPSVSELSFGRCSSSGFRRAQSEGNLEGLANASGDIDEFSFSKPMKKFAGRSSGSFLETIPSFSFHKSSGKYEDDSEYEEDDNEEDSFEDQDQQFNKFTSYGTNEEMKYVNAYANVGLQKERNENSQMYLARGLGISGVDMNFGGNNGSYGGFGGGNRSGDDDDDKDVEKHYKKMVQDNPGNPLCLRNYAQFLYQTKHDLQGAEEYYSRAILIDPNDGEILSQYAKLVWELHNDRERATGYFERAVHAASEDSHVHAAYASFLWETEDEDEDDTLNESQILQPIVQRGPMASATA, encoded by the exons ATGTTATTGAGAAGCTCTTCAACTCCAGTTCTTGGATCCCTCATCTCATCCATCTCAGATCAGAGTCCTAACCACCACCATTTCCAGCCTGAATTAGCAAACAAACACCAGCCAACAACTACTGTTCCTCAATGTCTCAATAAATTCCCATTTAACCAAGGAGGGTCTCAGAGCCTCACCTTCTCATGCAATTCTTCTCCAATCTCACCTTCTGTCTCCGAGCTCTCGTTTGGTCGATGCTCAAGCAGTGGATTTCGAAGGGCTCAGTCTGAAGGAAATTTGGAAGGGTTAGCTAATGCCTCTGGCGATATTGATGAGTTTAGTTTCTCAAAGCCAATGAAGAAGTTTGCAGGGAGGTCTAGTGGTTCCTTCCTGGAGACAATCCCGTCCTTTTCCTTCCACAAATCCTCGGGCAAGTATGAAGATGACAGTGAATATGAAGAAGATGATAACGAAGAAGACAGTTTTGAAGATCAAGATCAGCAATTCAATAAATTTACAAGTTATGGAACCAATGAAGAAATGAAATATGTCAATGCATATGCAAATGTCGGGTTACAAAAGGAGCGTAATGAAAATTCACAGATGTATCTTGCAAGGGGGCTTGGAATCTCCGGAGTTGATATGAACTTTGGTGGTAATAATGGATCTTATGGTGGATTCGGAGGGGGCAACAGATCtggagatgatgatgatgataaggaTGTCGAGAAGCACTATAAAAAGATGGTTCAAGATAACCCTGGAAACCCATTATGTTTGAGGAATTATGCTCAGTTTCTGTATCAG ACTAAGCACGATCTTCAGGGAGCAGAGGAATATTACTCCAGGGCAATTCTTATAGATCCCAATGATGGTGAAATACTTTCACAATATGCTAAACTAGTATGGGAGCTTCATAATGACAGAGAAAGGGCTACAGGATACTTCGAAAGAGCAGTTCATGCTGCTTCTGAAGACAG CCATGTTCATGCAGCATACGCTAGCTTCCTTTGGGAAACAGAAGACGAGGATGAAGATGACACCTTGAATGAATCCCAAATTCTGCAACCAATTGTTCAGAGAGGACCCATGGCTTCTGCAACCGCTTAA